GTGGTATCTTGGAATCGGACTCTTTGGGAAAGGGCCAGTCTTATTTGATAGTTCTCTCTATGGCTAATCCTCCAATCTCAAGAGCTCTCAACCGAGATGCACCTCTGGAATCTTCGTCCGCTAATCGAACCACTGCCACCTATCGACTTACACTCGCCAGAACCAACAGAGACGTTGTAAATAGATCAACGTAGCGCTCATGAATCCTCTGTGTAAATGAAACCGGTAAGGAGACAGAAGTTCCTCAACCCACCCAAAACTAGCCACTTATCAGTTATAAATATGTTCTACCGATAATTCCACCATCCGAAATGCGATCGATACCCGAACAATTATTGAGGATAATCATCTCGCTCAATGAGATGTCAGAGACACAATCGATATCCGACGGAGAGGGGCGTACCGCTTGTGATTTGACCGCATTTCAGCAGAGTATCCTCACTGTCCTGAGCGAGAACTCACGGTACGGCCTCGCAATCAAAAGCGAGCTTGAGGAGTACTACGGCAATGAGGTTAACCACGGCCGGCTCTACCCAAACCTCGATGAGCTCGTCGAGCGTGATCTGATCGCAAAAAGCAAACGCGACAAACGCACTAACGAGTACGAGCTCACTAACGATGGCTATGAGCTTCTGCTCGGCGAACTCAACTGGGAGTTTTCGAAGGTCGTGACTGGCGAGGAGCGCGCAGACGATATCATCCAGCTGCTCGACAACGCTACGTAGACAGTTGACTGCTGTACAACCAACTCTCTTATAGACGTTCGCAGAGCTTGATTGAACAAATAGTAGTTCTCGAAGCCAGTCGCCAACA
The Halalkalicoccus tibetensis genome window above contains:
- a CDS encoding PadR family transcriptional regulator, with the translated sequence MSETQSISDGEGRTACDLTAFQQSILTVLSENSRYGLAIKSELEEYYGNEVNHGRLYPNLDELVERDLIAKSKRDKRTNEYELTNDGYELLLGELNWEFSKVVTGEERADDIIQLLDNAT